One region of Quercus lobata isolate SW786 chromosome 2, ValleyOak3.0 Primary Assembly, whole genome shotgun sequence genomic DNA includes:
- the LOC115965930 gene encoding uncharacterized protein LOC115965930 — protein sequence MHLQGVAHEIICRSFPTTLKGAARIWFSRLTPGSISTFKELNAQFTVHFIGGHRYKRSTACLMSIKQREDETLRSYISHFNKEALSIDEADDKILVAAFTNGLRKGKFLFSLYKNEPKTMLEVLYRATKYMNAEDALLAREEKPKKRERQEDTWQDQGWKKARTGDQRDERCFRPPGGRFITFTPLTTPIDQVLMQIKDEEALTYLGKLKGDPNKRLRDKYCHFHCDHGHDTADCYDLKQQIEALIKQGKLQKFVRKERADPPPQEQPRQRDNERPRPPIGDIRMIIGGTATTGSSKKAHKTYLRMVQSIQLTGIVPKIART from the coding sequence atgcaccttcaaggagtagctcATGAAATCATATGTAGGTCTTTCCCCACGACGCTGAAGGGTGCGgcaagaatttggttcagccgcTTGACACCCGGCTCCATCAGCACTTTCAAAGAGCTAAATGCTCAATTTACCGTACACTTCATCGGGGGACACAGGTATAAAAGGTCTACGGCTTGCTTGATGagcatcaagcagcgagaggatgAGACGCTGAGATCCTACATATCCCACTTCAATAAGGAAGCACTCTCTATCGACGAAGCCGATGACAAGATACTTGTAGCGGCCTTCACGAATGGGCTACGGAAAggaaagtttttgttctccctatacaagaATGAGCCGAAGACCATGTTAGAAGTACTTTACAGGGCCACtaagtacatgaatgctgaagaCGCGCTGCTAGCTCGAGAGGAAAAGCCCAAGAAAAGGGAGAGACAAGAAGACACGTGGCAAGACCAAGGGTGGAAGAAGGCAAGAACAGGAGACCAAAGGGATGAAAGGTGCTTCAGGCCCCCGGGAGGAAGGTTCATAACCTTCACCCCGTTAACTACCCCaatagaccaagtcctaatgcaaatAAAGGACGAGGAGGCCCTGACCTACCTCGGAAAGCTGAAGGGAGATCCTAACAAGCGATTGAGGGACAAATATTGCCATTTTCACTGTGACCATGGTCATGACACGGCCGATTGTTATGACTTAAAGCAGCAAATCGAGGCCCTTATCAAGCAAGGTAAATTGCAGAAGTTTGTTAGAAAGGAGAGAGCAGATCCACCTCCTCAAGAGCAGCCTCGCCAACGGGATAATGAGCGCCCTAGGCCCCCCATAGGAGACATTAGGATGATTATAGGGGGAACAGCAACTACTGGGTCGTCAAAGAAAGCCCATAAGACTTACCTCAGGATGGTCCAAAGCATCCAGCTGACGGGCATCGTGCCAAAGATAGCACGGACATAA